A genomic window from Chitinophaga pollutisoli includes:
- the rpsA gene encoding 30S ribosomal protein S1 — MEENNITNEQNAEQQAPVAPAAAETATKNAPVAVVETAHDDFDWSVDKRNVTSYTAEEKAKYDATYDGTFKVFDENSLLMGTIVGLTKTDVVINIGFKSDGLISFNEFRDLPGLKIGDEVEVLVVEKEDRDGNLHLSRKQARMQRAWERIVEVYKTGEVVTGTVTSKTKGGLIVDVYGMETFLPGSQIDVKPVTDYDQFVGKTMEFKVVKVNEAIRNAVVSHKALIESDIEQQRVDIISKLEKGQVLEGTIKNITDFGAFIDLGGLDGLLYITDISWGRISHPSEVLQMDQKINVVVLDFDDEKKRISLGYKQLTPHPWDTLPATISEGAKVKGKVVNIEDYGAFLEILPGVEGLVHVSEISWASTPINAKEFFKLGEEYEAVVVTLSKDERKMSLSIKQLTEDPWSTIETKFPLDSRHKGIVKNITPYGVFVELETGIGGMIHISDLSWIKRFNHPSEYTKVGNEIEVVILGIDKDNRKLSLGHKQIEEDPWNTFETIFPIGSIHEGTVVKKDDKGATVQLQYGLEAYAPARHLRTEDEKPIAVEDVKEFQIIEFDRNEKRILVSHTKVWEQAKADEKDAVIKEKRADAEKTRKTVKNIQSKVEKATLGDLGALAELREKLKQSEGGEEKKAE; from the coding sequence TTGGAAGAAAACAACATTACTAACGAACAAAACGCTGAACAACAGGCTCCTGTGGCTCCGGCCGCGGCAGAAACAGCGACAAAAAATGCTCCTGTTGCAGTAGTTGAGACCGCTCACGATGATTTCGACTGGAGCGTGGACAAACGTAACGTTACTTCTTACACCGCTGAGGAAAAAGCGAAGTATGATGCTACTTACGACGGTACCTTCAAGGTGTTCGACGAGAACAGCCTGCTGATGGGTACGATCGTTGGCCTGACGAAGACCGACGTGGTGATCAACATCGGGTTCAAATCCGACGGTTTGATTTCCTTCAACGAATTCCGTGACCTTCCCGGCCTGAAAATCGGCGACGAAGTGGAAGTACTGGTAGTTGAGAAAGAAGACCGCGACGGCAACCTGCACCTGAGCCGCAAACAGGCTCGTATGCAACGTGCATGGGAGCGTATCGTGGAAGTTTACAAAACCGGCGAAGTGGTTACCGGTACTGTTACCAGCAAAACCAAAGGCGGCCTGATCGTGGACGTTTACGGCATGGAAACGTTCCTGCCCGGTTCTCAGATCGACGTGAAACCCGTTACCGATTACGACCAGTTCGTGGGCAAAACCATGGAATTCAAGGTGGTGAAAGTGAACGAGGCTATCCGCAACGCCGTGGTATCTCACAAAGCGCTTATCGAATCCGATATCGAGCAGCAACGTGTGGACATCATCTCCAAACTGGAGAAAGGCCAGGTGCTGGAAGGTACTATCAAGAATATCACCGATTTCGGTGCGTTCATCGACCTGGGTGGTCTGGACGGTCTGCTCTACATTACCGACATCAGCTGGGGCCGCATCAGCCACCCGAGCGAGGTGCTGCAGATGGACCAGAAGATCAACGTGGTTGTGCTCGACTTCGACGACGAGAAGAAACGTATCTCGCTGGGTTACAAGCAACTGACCCCGCATCCGTGGGATACTTTGCCCGCTACCATCTCCGAAGGAGCGAAAGTAAAAGGCAAAGTGGTGAACATCGAAGATTACGGCGCGTTCCTGGAAATCCTCCCCGGTGTGGAAGGTCTGGTACACGTTTCCGAGATCTCCTGGGCTTCTACCCCCATCAATGCGAAAGAATTCTTCAAACTTGGAGAAGAATACGAAGCAGTGGTGGTTACCCTCAGCAAAGACGAGCGTAAAATGTCGCTCTCTATCAAGCAACTGACCGAAGATCCCTGGTCTACCATCGAAACCAAATTCCCGCTCGACAGCCGTCATAAAGGTATTGTGAAAAACATCACTCCTTACGGCGTATTCGTTGAACTGGAAACCGGCATCGGCGGTATGATCCACATCTCCGACCTCAGCTGGATCAAACGCTTCAACCACCCCTCCGAGTACACGAAAGTGGGCAACGAGATCGAAGTTGTTATCCTGGGTATCGATAAAGACAACCGCAAGCTCTCCCTCGGTCACAAACAGATCGAAGAAGATCCCTGGAACACCTTCGAAACCATCTTCCCGATCGGTTCCATCCATGAAGGTACCGTGGTGAAGAAAGACGACAAAGGCGCTACCGTGCAGCTGCAATATGGCCTGGAAGCTTACGCTCCCGCCCGTCACCTGCGCACCGAAGATGAAAAACCGATCGCTGTTGAAGACGTGAAAGAATTCCAGATCATCGAATTCGATCGCAACGAAAAACGCATCCTGGTTTCTCATACCAAGGTTTGGGAACAAGCGAAAGCCGACGAAAAAGATGCAGTCATCAAAGAAAAACGTGCTGACGCTGAGAAAACCCGCAAGACTGTGAAAAACATCCAGTCCAAGGTAGAAAAAGCCACCCTGGGCGACCTGGGCGCGCTTGCCGAACTCAGAGAAAAACTGAAACAATCCGAAGGCGGCGAAGAAAAGAAAGCCGAGTAG
- a CDS encoding DUF6576 domain-containing protein → MARRRRANPQPHIHPRRQRRRHPRPPGRRPFRIRLRPHSQILRHRPLRTAHAAVRRHQPPLQPPENQHPHLQTQKSPLRVVRNAPDPSHASRLDQLLDKISEKGYNSLTSEEKQWLRQYSNEK, encoded by the coding sequence ATGGCTCGCCGTCGCCGTGCTAATCCTCAACCTCATATCCATCCCCGACGGCAACGTCGGCGGCATCCTCGCCCACCTGGGCGGCGCCCTTTTCGGATTCGGCTACGTCCGCATTCTCAAATCCTCCGGCACCGACCTCTGCGCACCGCTCATGCAGCTGTTCGACGGCATCAACCACCTCTTCAGCCGCCGGAAAACCAACACCCGCACCTTCAAACCCAAAAATCCCCCCTCCGCGTGGTACGCAACGCCCCCGATCCCTCCCACGCTTCCCGGCTGGACCAGCTGCTTGACAAGATTTCGGAAAAAGGCTACAACAGCCTCACCTCCGAAGAAAAGCAATGGCTCCGCCAGTACAGCAACGAAAAATAA
- a CDS encoding 4-hydroxy-3-methylbut-2-enyl diphosphate reductase, whose translation MKTFNVPIIYRSPLISAIKQQRKQQDKMKKDFTPTRLEFGPLTILLARHFGFCYGVENAIEIAFRTVEENEGKRIFLLSEMIHNPQVNSDLLSRGVRFLMDTSGKQLIPWESLQPEDIVIIPAFGTTLEIEARLESLGIAPLKYNTTCPFVERVWNKAEQIGGKDYTVIVHGKPKHEETRATFSHSRSHTPTIVVKDMEQTHRLAAYIREEAPAEGFYEEFKGQYSEGFDVTKHLGRVGVVNQTTMLASETQAIADYVRQAIQEHYQLPDDRIAERFADTRDTLCYATNDNQTAVTGMLNVEADLAIVVGGYNSSNTSHLVELCEEKLPTYFISSEEKLISPKELLHYDFHNHEELRSSGYLPQKENITLLLTSGASCPDAIVEAVIRKLAGFFGLEHLVDETAAAWA comes from the coding sequence ATGAAAACATTCAACGTACCGATCATATACCGCAGCCCGCTCATCTCTGCCATCAAACAGCAAAGAAAGCAGCAGGACAAGATGAAGAAAGATTTTACGCCTACCAGACTGGAATTTGGGCCGCTTACGATTCTGCTGGCCCGGCATTTCGGGTTTTGCTACGGCGTGGAAAACGCCATCGAGATTGCATTCCGGACGGTGGAGGAAAATGAGGGAAAAAGGATTTTCCTGTTGAGCGAAATGATCCACAACCCGCAGGTCAACAGCGACCTTCTGTCGCGCGGGGTGCGATTTCTCATGGACACTTCCGGCAAGCAGCTCATTCCCTGGGAATCGCTGCAGCCCGAAGATATCGTCATCATCCCCGCTTTTGGCACCACGCTGGAAATCGAAGCGCGGCTGGAATCGCTGGGAATCGCGCCTTTGAAATACAACACCACCTGTCCGTTCGTGGAAAGGGTCTGGAATAAAGCTGAGCAGATCGGCGGGAAGGATTACACGGTGATCGTTCACGGGAAACCGAAGCACGAGGAAACCCGGGCTACTTTTTCGCATAGCCGTTCGCATACGCCCACCATCGTGGTAAAAGACATGGAGCAAACGCACCGGCTCGCCGCCTATATCCGGGAAGAAGCCCCGGCCGAAGGGTTCTACGAAGAATTCAAAGGGCAGTACAGCGAAGGGTTCGACGTTACGAAACACCTCGGGCGCGTAGGCGTCGTGAACCAGACGACCATGCTCGCTTCCGAAACGCAGGCCATCGCCGACTACGTGCGCCAGGCCATCCAGGAACATTACCAACTCCCCGACGACCGGATCGCCGAACGCTTCGCCGATACCCGCGACACGCTTTGCTACGCCACCAACGACAACCAGACGGCCGTTACCGGCATGCTCAACGTGGAAGCCGACCTTGCCATCGTGGTAGGCGGATACAACAGCTCCAACACCTCGCACCTCGTGGAACTTTGCGAAGAAAAGCTCCCTACCTATTTCATTTCTTCCGAAGAAAAACTGATTTCGCCCAAAGAGCTCCTGCACTACGATTTCCACAACCACGAAGAGCTCCGCAGCTCCGGCTACCTGCCACAAAAGGAAAATATCACCCTCCTCCTCACCAGCGGCGCCTCCTGCCCGGATGCCATCGTGGAAGCGGTTATCCGCAAACTGGCGGGATTCTTCGGACTGGAGCACCTGGTTGATGAAACCGCCGCCGCATGGGCTTAA
- a CDS encoding LytTR family DNA-binding domain-containing protein, with translation MSEIRTIIVDDEQHCIEALQTMLTKKCPEVTVLAGVKSVQEARKLIDELRPDLVFLDVEMPHQNGFELLKQYDRIPFDVIFTTAYEQYALKAIKFNALDYLLKPFSIQELQDALRKFHERRQNKPEPGMAPLEMFLQNMKTLQHSNKKIALPTINGLVFMPVQQIVRCESTGNYTKIFFTDRKQLLVSKPLKEFEELLTDVDFFRVHNSHLINLQQMDSYIQGEGGFALMSDGTQVEVSRRRKAEFLRKAMQF, from the coding sequence ATGAGTGAAATCAGAACCATCATCGTAGACGACGAGCAACATTGTATCGAGGCATTGCAAACGATGCTGACAAAGAAATGTCCGGAAGTAACGGTGTTGGCCGGGGTGAAGAGCGTGCAGGAAGCCAGGAAATTGATTGACGAGCTGCGGCCCGACCTGGTGTTCCTGGATGTGGAAATGCCCCATCAAAACGGTTTCGAGCTGCTTAAACAATACGACCGCATTCCTTTCGACGTCATCTTTACCACCGCATACGAGCAATACGCGCTCAAAGCTATCAAATTCAACGCACTCGACTACCTGCTCAAGCCGTTCAGCATACAGGAGCTGCAGGATGCGTTGCGGAAGTTTCATGAAAGGCGGCAAAACAAACCTGAGCCGGGCATGGCGCCGCTGGAAATGTTTCTGCAGAACATGAAAACCCTCCAGCATTCGAACAAAAAAATCGCATTGCCGACCATCAATGGCCTGGTGTTCATGCCCGTCCAGCAAATCGTGCGCTGCGAATCCACCGGCAACTACACGAAGATCTTCTTCACCGACCGCAAGCAACTCCTCGTGTCCAAGCCCCTCAAGGAGTTCGAAGAGCTGCTGACCGACGTGGATTTCTTCCGCGTCCATAACTCCCATCTTATCAACCTCCAGCAAATGGACAGCTACATCCAGGGTGAGGGCGGTTTTGCGCTGATGAGCGACGGTACCCAGGTGGAAGTTTCCCGCCGCCGGAAAGCGGAGTTCCTCCGCAAGGCGATGCAATTTTAA
- a CDS encoding tetratricopeptide repeat protein has translation MFLRRTITLLILQLFLMVGATAQDSLRVFGLLDSIRGLRDDTAKVNAYLAKSRTVYRYFDKGGRENPFLQEALALSVRLNYPKGRAEAYNDLGTSRRNKSQYILATEYHEKALKAAIESKDQRLIATSYNNVGVDYRRREMLEKAFDNHFEALKIAEKINETRSLTVAINSIGNIYLSDAKYEAAIREFTRALELEQQGNNNLGVAINLGNLGYAYEGLNQLDRAIDYYERSLAVNQQLNNHTGMAICYTCLGTAYQKKGNYAAAMVYLQKALEANEQVEDKVHLAENYISIGRLLNNEGKLPEARKYIQQALDLGHQWTFNYILQEGYNAMADNYKRAGDFAKSFDNTQLSLQYKDSILEERTSTEFAQMKALHEVHRKDNQIKELQQDQEINQLRIRRNLALVIALAGFLFMLIVGGFFYIRHRNLQANRQTLQLELRSLRSQMNPHFIFNSLNSIHRYIWSNNQEEASEYLTKFSKLMRMILDNSQHTFIPLNKELDSLRLYLDLEALRCSHMFDYHIFVDDEINEEEVLIPPMIIQPYVENAIWHGLVHRKEKGRLDIEVTLNGRILEVTVTDNGIGRKLAMEIREKKDKLHNSMGMKVTEGRIALIRKINNTKDANVEITDLHGPEGEATGTKVRIVLPAEFLF, from the coding sequence ATGTTTCTTAGAAGGACCATCACCCTGCTCATACTGCAGTTATTCCTCATGGTTGGCGCTACGGCGCAGGATTCCCTGCGGGTATTCGGGTTGCTCGACTCGATCCGCGGCCTGCGCGATGATACGGCGAAAGTCAATGCCTACCTGGCCAAATCCCGGACAGTATACCGGTATTTCGACAAAGGGGGCAGGGAGAACCCCTTTCTCCAGGAAGCCCTCGCACTGTCTGTACGCCTCAATTACCCGAAAGGCCGGGCGGAGGCTTACAACGACCTCGGCACCTCGCGCCGCAACAAATCCCAATACATCCTCGCCACCGAGTACCACGAGAAAGCCCTCAAAGCCGCGATCGAAAGCAAAGACCAGCGCCTTATCGCCACCTCGTACAACAACGTGGGCGTCGACTACCGCCGGCGGGAAATGCTCGAAAAAGCCTTCGATAACCACTTCGAGGCGCTTAAAATCGCCGAAAAGATCAACGAGACGCGCTCCCTCACCGTGGCCATCAATTCCATCGGCAACATTTACCTGTCAGACGCGAAGTACGAAGCCGCCATCCGCGAATTCACCCGCGCCCTGGAACTGGAGCAGCAGGGCAATAACAACCTGGGCGTGGCCATCAACCTCGGCAACCTCGGGTACGCTTACGAAGGCCTCAACCAGCTCGACCGCGCCATCGATTACTACGAACGCTCCCTGGCCGTCAACCAGCAGCTGAACAATCATACCGGCATGGCCATCTGCTACACCTGCCTCGGCACGGCCTACCAGAAAAAAGGCAATTACGCCGCAGCCATGGTCTACCTCCAGAAAGCCCTCGAAGCCAACGAGCAAGTGGAAGACAAAGTGCACCTGGCCGAAAATTACATCTCCATCGGCCGCCTCCTGAACAACGAAGGCAAGCTCCCCGAAGCCCGCAAATATATCCAGCAAGCCCTCGACCTGGGGCACCAGTGGACCTTCAACTACATCCTCCAGGAAGGCTACAATGCCATGGCCGACAACTACAAACGCGCGGGCGATTTCGCGAAGTCGTTCGACAATACGCAGTTATCGTTGCAATACAAGGACAGCATCCTCGAAGAGCGTACCAGCACGGAGTTCGCGCAAATGAAAGCGCTGCATGAGGTACACCGGAAAGACAATCAGATCAAGGAGCTGCAGCAGGACCAGGAGATCAACCAGCTTCGCATACGGCGGAACCTCGCATTGGTGATCGCCCTGGCCGGGTTCCTGTTTATGCTGATCGTGGGCGGCTTTTTCTATATCCGCCACCGCAACCTGCAGGCCAACCGGCAAACGCTGCAACTGGAACTGCGGTCGCTCCGATCGCAGATGAACCCGCACTTCATCTTCAATTCCCTCAATTCCATCCACCGTTACATCTGGAGCAACAACCAGGAGGAAGCATCCGAATATCTCACGAAGTTTTCCAAGCTGATGCGCATGATCCTCGACAACAGCCAGCATACCTTCATCCCGCTCAATAAAGAGCTGGATTCTTTGCGGCTGTACCTCGACCTGGAGGCACTGCGTTGCAGCCATATGTTCGATTATCATATTTTTGTGGACGATGAGATCAATGAAGAGGAAGTGCTCATCCCGCCCATGATCATCCAGCCGTATGTGGAAAACGCCATCTGGCACGGGCTGGTACACCGGAAAGAGAAAGGAAGACTGGATATTGAGGTAACGCTGAACGGGCGGATACTGGAAGTAACGGTGACAGATAACGGGATCGGGCGGAAGCTGGCGATGGAAATCCGGGAGAAGAAAGACAAGCTGCATAATTCCATGGGCATGAAGGTAACGGAAGGGCGTATCGCACTGATCCGGAAAATCAATAACACCAAAGACGCAAACGTCGAGATCACGGACCTGCACGGTCCGGAAGGGGAGGCCACAGGCACAAAGGTGCGCATCGTGCTGCCGGCAGAGTTTTTATTTTAA
- the cmk gene encoding (d)CMP kinase, whose protein sequence is MKKIIITIDGYSSCGKSTLAKQLAAKLNYLYIDSGAMYRAITLYFIQQRVDWADIFQVKTALDNIHLEFVHNQLTGQSDMFLNEENVEPMIREMVVAEKVSEVAAIKEVRNFAVAQQQKMGAGRGIVMDGRDIGTVVFPYAELKIFMTADPGIRVQRRFKELYAKNPNITLHEVKENLELRDYIDSNREASPLRKADDAIILDNSNLTMDEQLDLVSQWVEDAIMSHSS, encoded by the coding sequence TTGAAAAAGATCATCATCACGATAGACGGATACTCCTCCTGCGGGAAAAGCACGCTGGCCAAACAACTGGCCGCGAAACTGAACTATCTGTATATCGACAGCGGCGCCATGTACCGCGCGATCACCTTGTATTTCATCCAGCAACGGGTGGACTGGGCGGACATCTTCCAGGTGAAAACCGCTTTGGACAATATTCATCTCGAATTTGTGCACAACCAGCTGACCGGCCAGAGCGATATGTTCCTGAACGAAGAGAATGTGGAGCCGATGATCCGGGAGATGGTAGTAGCCGAAAAGGTGAGTGAAGTAGCGGCGATCAAAGAAGTGCGAAACTTCGCGGTGGCCCAGCAGCAAAAGATGGGCGCGGGCAGGGGAATCGTGATGGATGGCAGGGATATCGGAACGGTTGTTTTTCCCTATGCCGAACTGAAAATTTTCATGACGGCGGACCCCGGCATCCGGGTGCAGCGCCGGTTCAAAGAGCTGTACGCCAAGAACCCCAATATCACCCTCCACGAAGTGAAAGAAAACCTGGAGCTCCGCGATTATATCGATTCCAACCGGGAAGCCAGCCCCCTCCGCAAAGCCGACGACGCCATCATCCTCGATAACAGCAACCTGACGATGGATGAACAGCTGGACCTCGTGTCCCAGTGGGTGGAAGATGCTATCATGTCACATTCCTCCTGA
- a CDS encoding T9SS type A sorting domain-containing protein, protein MKRIYTLLALSFLPLLSKGQQGVYIAPGERLQVFSGENFSIYGNMVNSGAFGTGNNTVVHFFGKSWTNGNGASLPDESNNGLSGRGGVIRFQGNNPLYGNLGAQQVFGGYSAVSKLGATFPNIDINNPLGLIMDDFTDMKIRNTLNFTTGHLFLNGWNLVVGNGHPGQITGFSERAFIITGTAIAGGFLFREKVKASDGKVAFPIGSSTAGYAPFQIEYSGPADDFRARVFDSVYQYAVSGLVNKLDFTNKTWNIARGRTDQGDTRLTIQHMDIDEGRDYSAWRAASYVTRYLNNAWDYEEPESFPTAGNISTGGTLRNATMHVRRFSNGIRNNEYFTKASILYGPYAPAVFIVFNAYRINESQVQLEWSVAREMNNERFIIERRLDTDTGFVKVGELFTMAPNGSTGTRLDYRIVDPNGHDGWSYYRIRAVARNGRESVSEIREVPPFLRLDVFPNPSFGSFQVRVRGTQSNLLMQIVNTMGQIMNQYSIEGERTIYVNNLAKGTYVLVFYDKSTGKQIRTFRVVVLER, encoded by the coding sequence ATGAAACGTATTTACACCTTACTCGCTTTATCCTTCCTGCCGTTGCTGTCGAAAGGGCAGCAGGGCGTGTACATTGCGCCGGGCGAGCGTTTGCAGGTATTTTCAGGGGAGAACTTCAGCATTTACGGCAATATGGTGAACAGCGGCGCTTTCGGCACCGGGAATAATACGGTCGTTCATTTTTTCGGGAAATCGTGGACTAACGGCAACGGCGCTTCCTTGCCGGACGAGAGCAATAACGGGCTTAGCGGCAGGGGAGGCGTGATCCGCTTCCAGGGGAACAATCCTTTGTATGGAAATCTCGGGGCGCAACAGGTATTCGGCGGCTACAGCGCCGTCAGCAAGCTGGGTGCTACCTTTCCCAATATCGATATCAATAATCCTTTAGGATTGATCATGGACGACTTTACCGACATGAAGATCCGCAATACGCTCAACTTCACCACCGGCCATCTGTTCCTTAACGGTTGGAACCTGGTGGTGGGTAACGGGCATCCGGGGCAGATCACCGGTTTCAGTGAAAGGGCGTTCATCATCACCGGTACCGCTATTGCGGGAGGGTTTCTCTTCCGCGAAAAGGTGAAAGCTTCCGATGGAAAGGTGGCATTCCCCATTGGTTCCTCCACCGCGGGATACGCCCCCTTCCAGATCGAATACAGCGGCCCTGCGGATGATTTCCGCGCCAGGGTGTTCGACAGCGTTTACCAGTACGCCGTTTCCGGCCTGGTCAACAAACTCGATTTCACCAACAAAACCTGGAACATCGCCCGCGGGCGCACCGATCAGGGCGATACCCGCCTCACCATTCAGCACATGGATATTGACGAGGGCCGCGATTACAGCGCCTGGCGCGCCGCTTCCTACGTTACCCGCTATTTGAACAACGCCTGGGATTACGAAGAACCGGAATCCTTCCCCACGGCGGGCAACATCAGCACCGGCGGCACGCTGAGAAATGCGACCATGCACGTCCGCCGGTTCAGCAACGGCATCCGCAACAATGAATATTTCACAAAAGCTTCCATATTGTACGGCCCGTATGCTCCGGCCGTTTTCATCGTCTTTAACGCTTACCGCATCAACGAATCCCAGGTGCAGCTGGAATGGTCGGTGGCCCGCGAGATGAACAACGAGCGATTCATCATCGAGCGCCGGCTGGATACCGATACCGGTTTCGTGAAGGTCGGGGAGCTTTTTACCATGGCGCCCAACGGGAGCACCGGCACCCGGCTGGATTACCGGATCGTGGACCCCAACGGGCACGACGGATGGAGTTACTACCGGATCCGCGCCGTGGCGCGCAACGGCCGCGAAAGCGTTTCCGAAATCCGGGAAGTACCGCCCTTCCTCCGCCTCGACGTATTCCCCAACCCCAGCTTCGGCAGCTTCCAGGTGCGGGTGAGGGGCACGCAATCCAACCTGCTTATGCAAATCGTGAATACGATGGGGCAGATCATGAACCAATACAGTATCGAAGGCGAACGCACGATTTATGTGAACAACCTGGCGAAAGGCACCTATGTACTGGTGTTTTATGACAAATCCACCGGAAAGCAAATCCGCACTTTCAGGGTAGTGGTCCTGGAGCGGTAA